A region of the Aethina tumida isolate Nest 87 chromosome 3, icAetTumi1.1, whole genome shotgun sequence genome:
AATAACATAGCGAATAATGACGGTCAGCTGATCTACATGAGATATATCAGGTGTTGAATCAATAATTAGAGAGTAAAATTTGGCTTTCTTTAGCGttgtttgtttgaaaaataatttacagacATAACAGTACAATAAGTTGTTGGTTTCAGTATAAGCCAACCAATCTCGTTCAACTTTTCCCCCGTTATTAATTGTTCTGAAGAAGGAGACAATAGttttgtttgatttgttttcaccCTTCGTTGTATCGAATAGATGATGATTCCAAAGAtccatttattgattttggtggattttttatacaatatatcttATATTGTCGACTTTATCAATCAACAATTCGGCATAATTTGGATACGATTCAGcaagaattatgaatatcacgtttttctgttaaataaaaattaattataaaaattaaaaaactaattttcggGCCCCAAAAATTGCGGGCCCTAGACACATGCCTAGGTTGTCTAGGCCTTAGTCCGCCAGTGATTTTAGCCATTTAGTGAATTAGGGAACCTtcttttttttcaaacatatacaacatttaatatagaaaCAACTTTATTCATTGATAATAACCTAATAACTCAACAGAAAAACTGTACGTAGGTatactgtaaaataattttctttgtaaCCTGAACCCACGCAGTTTTTATGAtacaaaattgagaaaaattgtttaaggtacttttcaaaaactacgtccacattttaatttttgcaaaATTAAGTCTTGTTGTgatattctcagatatttttgcaatattaaaattagaatatcaCTTTAAtcagcaatttatttttattggaccCGAAACTCTTCTAATTAACTCTTTACAATTTttcactataaaaaataatcatagaTCTCTTGTGTGGAGGTGACATAAATTCtagtttcaaaaaaaaattccatCAGCAATTAGCCTCGTATTGTTAACGACTTGTATAATCGATATAAcaagtaaatattgttatatcgattattttaattcgttttttattatttataatattaattacactatttaaaaatttattttgcgtGTCTCCTTTTGAGTcactacaaattaaaaaaaaggaaatgGTGCAACTTCAGGTATTTCATAATATCAAATCTTCTTAACCATTTCAGAgtttataattctattaaagGTTTACTACTCATCATcaacactttattttttttatttttactttccaACTTTCTGATAAGTCATActtcttataatatattcaacaaATGGTATTGGGCAatcttcatttaaattttcattacataaatttccattgaagttttcatttttttcatatctaaaaaaattacctaCATATAACattaacaactaaaataatagttttatacatacataaatatagtataaagAATATCTTTTAACATAGACTCTCCCTTAGAATATAATTCTTCTAATTCACATACGATTCTCTTAATGCAAGCAGTGCTATTTAAATTGCTCCTAAAAGAAGAATATTATTctcattaaattatgtattaattgtaCCACAGTATAAGATATTACTAACATTGAAAAAGCGtctataaattttgacaaaatttcCTTTCTATCAACGTAACTGCGACGTGTTCTGCCCACCAGTTTATTAAACCTAACATCAGTTGGTAATGACCACGGAACATcacattcatataaaataatccaaCCTGTTGGTTGACGTTGCATCAACGGCTTAATAGCAGACAAggtaatctaaaataaaatggtattTAGTTATGTATTCATGCTATACAACCTTTTTTGCAGCTAATTCTGACTTATATAttgtcaaataatatatttttgataataatgagAAATAACGTGTTTTGGTGAATGTTTTGTAGTAATATTCCGAAATTAATCCAAACCCTGAAACCGTAAATGATCAGTATTATGCTCAATTTTCATTTGCTTTTGAGATATTGTAAGAAAACTTCAATAACTTCAActttttctaaaacattttttgcaaaacatttaataaattcaatttaatttcaattaaactaatttacaattatggaAAGGCCTTAATAAtgtctaatttattaacaatagctattgttatttataatttgtgaaaaaaGACTCCGaggacaatataaaatttgataacatgccaattatttatatgtccGTAGGCTACttcacatattttaacaaatattctaTGTCATTTCTTTTAACaaggaaaaaaaatacatctttaataattaaaattattaatatttacattgatatcatttaactaatattaaattcatatatttttaatcaaacaatAAGAACTTACTTGAAAATTACTCCCCATTGGAAAACCTAAATATCGCCTCTTCCTTGATAAAATTACATCCTTCCTAGATAAAGTAGTAGTGCTAATTTTAGCTCCCacgtaatataatatactgcAAAGATATAAGTGTAGTAGtaacatttctaaatatttaagcatttaacatttaaatcctTTATTATATAAGCTTGCATAACATGCATTATCTAATTTGAACTTCATTGTATGATTTACAAACTATTTAGCACTAaggaactaaatattttatttttgactcTTCTATTATAATGTAGATTTTCTCATAGTACCTGTTGGGGACGAATCCTACTATTATATCcacgatatttaaaaaatttatttgattcaatgcgttaaatatcaataaataactcaatgatttactgaaattattcaaaatataattaaaatatcacgtCTCCCACTTTTAAAGGGTAAAAACAAGTTgcatacttatatttttaaccatttatgaggaactgattttttatttgtagcgtttaattgttaattaaataaaataaaattaaacttgataacctaacctatcattaatttaatcaaagaacaatcaataaatataaaaaaaatataaataatttaaatgactagTACAAGGaaaccaaatattaataacataggtctaaacagaaaataatattttgagtcATTTGTAAGCCTCATAGAAACTTAATTTATCTTGAACTTGGTTCCAGATCTAtagttgttcgggtttattggtcgatgtttgttgatttatttcctGAGGTTTCTAGAATCAGATGTCAAAGTGAACGAACCAAATCAGGCCTCTGAAAATGTgaggaaataatttcaacaaatatcGACCAATGGTAACGAAAGTCCCAATCTTTACATTAAACTTGCTTCTTTCATATTGTAATCATTTTTCtatgtttcatataaaatCACTAATCTAGAACTTATGCTTTAAAACCCTTCTGAAGGTTATCACtacttaagattttttaaacccCAACGcacttgattaaataaattcataggaAGAATGTGACTATAataccataaaattatttctatgcaatttcttttatgaaatttaccaGATGActagtacaatttttaaaatttcatacctAAAAAGTTACACAGTCTGATGACATTAACTTGATCAAAAATTTTCACACTGTCAGTGTTGAAACACTATAATATTCTTgttcaatttgttgttttggttgtctatgtatgtataattatagttaatttttgtttgttgggTTTTCACCATGgacatatataatttgaaaatttatatgtgcGCCCTCTTcagacaaatatataaaaagagaAAGTTTTTCCGTGTACGACTCAACAGACCCTTTTttggttttgtttttatgtaaGAAAGGTGTAGCGATACTGTGGACATTGCATTTCACCAgtgttttttttgttgaaaataagatagtttaaaatttttgtgactATCAATCAACGAACCCGTCGTAGAAGTTGGAAACGGTGCTTTCCTTCGACGCGACAGTCAGAGAAATTATTCCTTGAtgatagtaaatattaaattgcccTATTATTTCTCTACTGTACCTCTAAAAGGCAGTTAAAATGGAAATCAATTCTATTTCAACAGAGGTACCTAATAAATCTACATCTGTCTCTCcgttgtttgttattttatttatacaaggtATTCGGATATTCgcagataaaaatgaaaataagtatataaaaaactataacttcaaatttaattcattaggCAATGGTAAAGTCgtcataatacattttatatacagtcaaaagtaaagcaacaaatatattttaaataaaaaaataggatTTTAACAAGGAACCATATTTTTGTCAGATAGAGTACcttataaattgattgatatcttaaatttaaatttaatttgtttttataaagttgAATTTTAGTTTGTCTTTAGTAGTTTATGCACACGGTGGTTAGTTAATACTAAAAATGCCTACAAGACAAGCTTTGtcgaatgaatttttattgtttccaaGTACAAATCAGaacttaaacaaataataattgtattgcaattaaatttaaatcgaagTATAGTGGCAACAACAATTTAAGCTTCTAGCACCAGAAGAACTGTAGCAGCATTTCCTAAACCTGGAAAACcgaaaaaaaacaacaatactGACGGTCGAAAGATTGTAAGAGCGTCcaaaaattacctaaattaTACTAACGAAGatcttaatatttacatttgatGGTTGTTTGTCAGTACCGTAAGACGTAGGCtaaagcaaaataatttacgtgGAAGAAGGCCCGCCAAAAAaccattcattaaaaaaaaaaagaggaGCCAAACTCCAGTATGCACGGAAGCACTGGTCTGAAAAAGAAATGGAAAACCGTATTGTTTTCTGATGAAAgtgtaaatttactttattagatAGAATTAAATGGATTAGACGTCCAgtaaacaaaatgtttgacCCTAAGTACACCAAGGCAACAATTAAGCATGAGGGTAGATgaccattattaaaaatagtcctGCTGAAAGTTGAAGAAAATATACCTTTGTCGTGGATTTTTCAGCCCGATAAGTCCCGATCTAAATGCCATAGAAAATCTTTGAGGCATGATGAGTCTTAAAATAAGAAAGCTCACTCaggcaaattttaaaattcaaataaatgatttgaagctattaatattatttggaatTCTGTTTATAAGCAAGAGATTGATATTCTTGTTTCATCCATGAAAAGATGTCAagaggtaataaaaaataatggatatgctattaaatactaataaaaatattaaaaacctaggttttttattttgttggatTACTTTTAACTCCTTGTTTTATCGaactgaaaacttctttagccccATTGGACTTTTTGGTAGGGTGATAGTGATAGTGGTAGTGGTAGTGATAGTGGTAGTGATAGTGACAGTGACAGTGACAGTGTCAGTGACAGTGACAGTGACAGtgatagtaatagtaatagtaatagtaatagtaatagtaatagtaatagtaatagtaatagtaatagtaatagtaatagtaatagtgaTAGTGATAgtgataatgtttattttttgaaaatctaGTAAGATATAGAcatcaaatactaaatattatttcacccAATTTTTACTGCGAATAAGTTAGTGTATTAGATTCCTGTCACATGAtacagaaaacatttttatggcaTAAATAAAATGCCTGTCTATCAAttgagattttatttttaaaaatagaagaataaataaaaatcattgtgAATCTAAATTAGACCcactgtattaaattaaatcaaatttatctgaattttaattataattattttacaataatatggaatattatactaatagtACTATACTAATACTAATACTCTTAACTTTCGTGGTGACATATAAGGAAATTGCCTCATAACAATTGGGAAAGATAGCCACGAACTGacgaacaaaaatatataataaattgaattgaacgaTGTACTGATGGAAGTCAATTAGATTTGGGAATTAAGACTATTAACATAAGTATAAgtgtagttttattaatataatattccaatatttttgaaaaataagataatgagTGCtgttttttacagtttactctataattaaaaaaataaaatgatcaaaaaaaAGGAATacgatttttcatttttacacagaatgatgaatttgcatattttttataaaatatacccaTTTCAGGATTTCATTGTTTAATCCAGAGGCACagttagattttctataaaaaattagctaTAATGATTGCATACTTTttgttatctaaaaattttatttataagtacatattttcattctttacaataaaaaaatggtcaaaatcagacaaaaaatatgtctCTTTCAAATAGGTTACATTGTATACAACatgataaatattagaaagaatatatgttattttattttaattataaaattggtaatagaattattacaatttataatcacacttctataaaaataaaacagaagatTTTATTGATGGGTGTTCTTTGTCATACTGTTGACAATAAGATCCAGTAGTGGAATGGGACATTCTTGAAAATTGCTCGGAGAACAAACGTTTTcgtaatctattttaaaatcttcttGTTCTGACCTAAAATACACAATGTAAGTTATTtccaagaatataaaaaactgaatcgagggttaacattaaaataacgaATATCTGTTGTCACAAAACTAGATTAATATCATTCATCATATTTGTACGTATCATGTGAAAgagaaacaatttatttttttaataatataattagttattttaaatgtttgtggTTTATATAAAAGAGACATGAAAGGGGGAATAGTAAACATGTTAATGTTAAAGTCTGACACTgattggaatttttaaatattatacttactCAAAAATTGTATGCAACATATCCTGTACTAATGATTTTCCTTTTGTCAAACCAAAACGTTTAGAATGAcatatcatttgatttaaaCATGCAGTGCCATTTAATCCAATcctaaaattgagaaaaagccattaagtttttatagatataattgtcatttgtttgaaataattatactcACAGtcgtacatttaaataaaaagatcaCTCACCGAGAAAGGGCAGATTCTAAACCAGAGAGAATTTCATTTCTTTCAACAGAACTGCGTCGTACAAgtttgtgaaatttaaataatcttgtaTCACTTGGCAAAGCAAATGGATAATCACATTCTACTAACATTTTCCATCCTTGGGGCTGTACTATTTGAAAGTTGCTAACGAAAGCCATTGAGACCTACAAGGTACAtaatacatttacatattCAGTTTACCATTTATacaaatcttataaataatattcaatatggCGCCATAAGTGAAAAACTTGCCAAACATACCTGAAAATTGCTACTTGCTGGAAATGATAAATATCTCTTATTTCTTAAaagtaaagtattttttttaagaactaATGTTTCATTTGCAAACACCGCCGTAAACAGGAgaaaaaacatgaaataattcaaagtcATGCTTCGTAGAAAATGTCTGATCATCATCCATGAACATCATTTCTTGTTGTGATAAGTCATTATGTTAagcatacataatttattccgtgacatattcattattaacgaacagttattttaaatttaaatataccatGTGATTAATAGTACTTTACTTCTAGACGTACtttaaaatgacattttaaaataaataaaacatatttttttgactTTTATTTGCAAactcaaaacaaaacattttgataatcagaataccaaataaaaattataaatattaagttaatgtcaaattaaaaaataaaattatttaacgctatataaaaataataagtaataacatttttttaaaattatttattatgaaaaaataaaaactatccaataaaaagatttataataataattatttcaccaAAATTGGTTATTTAGAAGGTCGCTCTCGAATAGATTTAGCTTCAAGAGGAGGAGTTACATCTTCAAGCTTTGTATCAGAAGCCAgtcgttataaataaatttggataATCACTTTCTCCTTTTATTAACGGATATGTGTAATAAGGAATTATTGATGGTAGTTCACATATTGAAgattataaattcataaaaccacaaaaatatttgaaaaacgaCATGTACCCGATTGAAAACTCTCAGGGTATTGTTGGTATTTGATACAAATTTTTGGACACCTTCGAACCAGTTTTCATTGAACTCAGGATATCAGGAAATGTTTTTAGAAACAtcgcattttaaaaataataatatttgagacAATTAATATGCCAtaagtatgtttttattttaaaaacgaaaCATCGGTTATTgatcgtttattatttttactgtgcaaaatttaaacactatacAACTGAGcaattactaaatttgatagcttaaattattccttttatttcggatttattaatatagagcaaaatgtttaaataatttaatatcacaaACTGTCACTTCGGTTTTGAATGGATTACCCTACACAcatcaattttgatataaaaaaatcatataatcaattatgtaaatgaaaaatttgatagtatgaaaattataagttaaatttaaaaattaatatgtcaaaaataaaatggtataaaaattataaatacttttaatcatgtgaaaaaaattgagaaattaaCCACCAGCAGTTTGAGCTGCAAATCATTCTAAATTTAGAAGCCGACCATAAATCCAGCAATCTACGTGTTTGCATGGAGTACGCCAATAATTAGATGAATCAGATTTCCCTGGGTTATAAACGAATTTCCTTTTCGGCTATCCTATATAACTCTGCTCAACTGGAAACGAACAttgattttctattattttgctTCTGTTGTACATTCGTTCATAGTTAAATATTACCGACTTAACAAGATATACAGACTtccattttcaaatattaaaatcgacaaatttaaataatattcaatatttatagttttatttatcaatataatatagCAAATTGTTAGTTGTAGTGGAATAACATGGATACATTAATTTAGAGACGCATtgtaatcttaaaatattatgaaaatttaaattcaaatacgtaactgtgaataaatattactgtttCTTGTATTTACTCAAGCAATTTAGTAAGTGAGACAATCACAAGACAGATTACTgtatattggaatattggaaaaatgtaCAAGCTAGGCAAGGAAAGAAATCTTATCATTTTAGTTTTGCATTGttcagttataattttattatgtttacatATTGAATCTGTGAATAGTCATATAAATCATAGAGTAAGAAGGAAAGTGGTGTTCACCAAGAGCAGCAAATTTTTTGTAAGTGACCAAGTCagtgtgtaaaatttattcctATGAAATTGTGATGGATTTCAGTTCCGTTTAAATGGAAAGGACACTGTATTGAACAGATCAGATATATTCGCCCATGGATGGGCTGTCAGAGTCAATTATGATTTACCTTCGACGATACCCAGACGCCACCAACTTTTCAAACGAGacatttattctgaaatgacCAGTCTTCCAATTGAGtaagttttatcaattttttgaacCGAAGTTGTCACCACGTATTGTTTTAAGGTCCGCATCCGAAGGATTCCACTGCATTTTCCGTCACTTATGCGAAATGTTCACTACAGTAACAAATTCACAAACATCCGGCTTTTTAAGTCAAATCGGTGGAATTATAACTCAGTAAGAATCTATTTTATATGCTAAACTAAAGTCTAAAGTTAACCAATTTATTCGATACttcaaaaagtataaaaacaatatgtcATAGAAGGAACACCCTTATTCATCAATATGTCGTCACgtgttaaaattcaatatttccaGGTCACAAGGAATGGAAGCAGACTTCTTTAAGTCCTTTGTTGAAAAATGTGATTATCAAACTGACACCTGTCCAAGCCTCTCCGAAGGTTTAATAATAGACAGCTCAGATTGAAATATGACTGCTTCACTAACcgcattttaaaactaaatatattttaaaaagtagctaaattgatttattgtgtAAATCATTACTAATATATGTATTGTTTGTGCTTCTTTATAATACtctgttataatatttacaactaataaaattgtagaaaCAAGGCATATCTAATTATGAGGTAAggttattgataataatttaaataataaataattatgataataaaaaacgtaaaattacGAAGACTTAAGTATTCCTATTCATTCAACAAAAGTTCTTATAGCCTGTTTAAAACAACACTACAATCAGGTTTTTATAATCGTTATCATCatccagttttaaaattagcattgaaataatttaactcgaataaattaaaaaattaatttaattaatatatctacATTTGTtggagtttatttatttatagaattatttcctgacgtaGACACTAACaggattttaaataagaagaggaataaaatgaaaaatgcccttattgattaaattataaaaatacagaatCATAAATGACTTcatctttaatataaattttaataaatagtgttATGTAATAGTAACATccaataaagaattttagaaGTTTACAGGATAGTAGCTtcgaaataaactaaatttattatttaatcataatagaaacaaatactaataattatctaatgtttttaatcttaaaaattccCTAGactataataaacttttgattAGAGTATTGAAGAATAATTCGAAGTTACTTCTGAGtatcgttttaattaaacctctcaaagacaaatgaaaaaccgAATAATGTAGTACTCTAATAAATACAACACAGGAAAAATCTAGATAAGGTAcgaacatattaatttaaaacaatattctaaacagtaaatcaaatataactagaatttactattatattttatttgtttatttttcttgttatcCTAATCAAGAATACATTAGCAGTTACATATTAGCTGACTTACAGACAAAAAAGTTGAATGAACTTAGAAGACTAACAATCAGTGATATAAACGGTCAGACCctggtttaaataaaatgcaactcaaaaacaaaataatattaaaagttattgtgTTGTTATCGTGTATTTCCTTAATTCGTTGTCAACTTTTGGACACAAGTGGTGCTTTATTATCTAGACAAAAGAGGTATTTAATATGGCACGAAGGTATTAATTGGGTTCAggtaactattaatttattaacaaggaATAAGGGAGTAATTacttcaaataaaagttttatataataaatttaagtatagaaattaaaaatatacttgatGTCATTTAGTGAGgcattaattactaaaactaagtatttaaattacattttaaccattttaaaattgaataatatatcttaaatatgttaatacacattctatttaaatatagcaAAAATCGTTAAATAAGTCAATGTAAAATGTGAATATGGATCAATATGTTGATTCACTGATAACAAGTCattagaatttgttaaaaatattttttttacaaaatgaatGTTAAAGAGATATAAATAGATTTCATAttcaatgtataatataatataacgataaatcaaattttatgactttaatattaaactatctTGTCGATACGgtcgttaatatttaaaatctccTATTTTCAGATGATAGTTGGTATTGGCTTACCAACAGAATTGAGAGATCAAGCCATCACTTTAGGTGTCGTAGCGaaagctttttatttattacccaCAAATAGTTCTGATTACACACATCCAAGTATCGATTATGCGAGAAAGAAGAGATCAGTTTCCAGAtggataatttatgaattgatTGAAACTTTTCTGAAAAGGtagaaaacttaattaaatataaataaaatctatctataaaattaaagaaatcattggattgtatttttataatctagtaattcaaataaatattatttacattttattataaatatccagATATGGATTCACAGATGCAAAAGCATGTATGCTAAAATCCATATGCGAGGCAGCTTCCGTTCCATTAGAGAAGAGATCTGGTGTTCTGGCAGAAGTTATCCATGCCCTTTTAACGTAAGTTATACAGTTATTGAaaccaaatataatattctattatttgtaccaaatgtatattttgcaatctttttctTAGCACTCTAGAGAATACATCATTATTAGActtaatatacaatacatatacatattttttaggcCTTCAAGTACTAAAGAAGTTCCTGAAAGTCATGCCAATGCAGTATATCATGCAGCTGAAAAAATGGGAAAGGAAGTCGATAATTGTGAAATACTATTTCCAGAATGTGATTCTAATATCATAtcacaattttcaagatttttgaaataaatgtaaactgAATTCATCGTTTAATTGTGGTACAGCTGTTTATATGGACAGTAATGTACGTTATCTTTGATTACTGAaaagaagtttaaattattttagagtaCGTTTGACTACCCTATACTATATTATTCGTCGTTTCTATGTTAAATATGAATGATGCTTATCTTATCAAAAGTAAAGTTTATTTCGCTTACTCTGATTCGGTTAAAATAGATGTAATGTAATCGTCAGTTGCCCAAAATTTTACTGTGGTAAATGATGGTGCAGAGTCCCTATACACAAAATACAACTCATCTTTGATTTGCGTAGGCGTATTGcccttcaataataaaaatttaatgacacCTCACATCGACTCACTCAAACGATTGTCAACTAAAAATTGCACGTCGAAAATGGCTGAAATTTTGGTGAGTAACTGTCAAAAGATGCACAACTACGTTCACTAGTTTTTATTGGCGAGCACCGGCGTCTTTGGGTTGAGGACGGACACTTTTCAGACCACCCTCGTATTACTTCagtatattatacaatttgtttggtATTTCCGTTTACTTTTTCTTAAacgcttttttatttcaaactttCCGatgtagaattttattttttattccaatatgtggtaacacaatttataactaaaatgaatatttatagggATATAAAGAGTTTTTAGCTTTTCCATGTCCATTTGAAATatcatcataataataatttcttattttcaatggaaataatataaaattttagtatattctataattaaaaagaatattaactaatttattatattataagaaattaaaaaataatatttgtttacttatgacaatacatacaaattgaattagcattttattaatttttttttaatattacgatACGGTGGAGATatgaaaataagttaaaaatgaataacaacATCATatgtattcaaaatttcacAGTGACATTTTTTACATCTCTATAAATATCCAATGAATCAGTTAGGTGAACAAACTAACCTATAATctctatatataacataagtTTGTTTGCCAAATACGAAAACATACGTTTTAGAACACCGtttgttttcgtactgtaAACAGGGACACCCACCATCACCAACTTCTTCTTTGGATTGTACCTTTTAcagagattttattaaaaatgtggctGTCATGATATTAGATAAATTGGAACCACCTATTCGGAGGTTAATTGAAAATACTCAATTTCTATTAAGAAAGTTTCGTTTAAGCaaatcaataataacaattttattgatttcaaatCCTCCACACTATCATTGGATGATCTTTGCATATACTTATATGTAAATGAAagctaaatattttcaaaggcTAGACCATTATTAACGCAGATTCTAAATCTGTTGGGTGTTTGCTAAATAAGATATAACATCAAACTAACTGTTTTACAGTATGATCAATTAAATAGAGGTCGTGTAGTTCTGTGCATTAATATCATGATTATAATGTAAGTAAGTACATGATGAGTACTGGTGATCAGCAGTATAACCTATATATGTGA
Encoded here:
- the LOC126264951 gene encoding uncharacterized protein LOC126264951, producing MGSNFQITLSAIKPLMQRQPTGWIILYECDVPWSLPTDVRFNKLVGRTRRSYVDRKEILSKFIDAFSMSNLNSTACIKRIVCELEELYSKGESMLKDILYTIFIYEKNENFNGNLCNENLNEDCPIPFVEYIIRSMTYQKVGK
- the LOC109597102 gene encoding uncharacterized protein LOC109597102, yielding MAFVSNFQIVQPQGWKMLVECDYPFALPSDTRLFKFHKLVRRSSVERNEILSGLESALSRIGLNGTACLNQMICHSKRFGLTKGKSLVQDMLHTIFESEQEDFKIDYENVCSPSNFQECPIPLLDLIVNSMTKNTHQ
- the LOC109597079 gene encoding uncharacterized protein LOC109597079, whose protein sequence is MYKLGKERNLIILVLHCSVIILLCLHIESVNSHINHRVRRKVVFTKSSKFFFRLNGKDTVLNRSDIFAHGWAVRVNYDLPSTIPRRHQLFKRDIYSEMTSLPIESASEGFHCIFRHLCEMFTTVTNSQTSGFLSQIGGIITQSQGMEADFFKSFVEKCDYQTDTCPSLSEGLIIDSSD
- the LOC109597101 gene encoding uncharacterized protein LOC109597101 codes for the protein MQLKNKIILKVIVLLSCISLIRCQLLDTSGALLSRQKRYLIWHEGINWVQMIVGIGLPTELRDQAITLGVVAKAFYLLPTNSSDYTHPSIDYARKKRSVSRWIIYELIETFLKRYGFTDAKACMLKSICEAASVPLEKRSGVLAEVIHALLTPSSTKEVPESHANAVYHAAEKMGKEVDNCEILFPECDSNIISQFSRFLK